CGTCCCCAGAAGGTCGAGATACGGGTCCGGGAGGTAAGGTGCCACACCGTCGGACCGGCAGATCCAGATACTGCAGGAAACCGTCTCGTCGGCGATTCGGTCGGGATTGTCCGGGGGGATCGTGGTAAAGTCTGGCGGAGGCATCGTCAAGGTCCTCCAGAGGGGCAGGGGGGTGTCGGGTATGCCGGCTGGCCGGCACCCGGGCATGATGTGGAAAGGGTAATCTTTTCGATCATTTGGGGCGATCTCTTCATAACATTTCTGCTCGGTGAAAGGGTGACTCCCTGGTCGGATTGATCGCGTCTGAGGTGGGCCCGGGGGTGCGCCCGGACCATCCTTTAAGTGGGACGTAGCCAAGATCGAATACCATGATGGAGACCTGCGCCCGAAAGACTCCGGCCGGAGGCGAACCGTGACGGAGCATGAGGAGTGCCCGTCCTGCCCCCGCTGCCGGGCCGGGATCTGCGAGATTCACAGGCCGGTCGTCGGCCGCCGGGAGGTCGCGGTCTTTCTGGTCGCGGGCGTCCTCCTCCTCGCGGGGGTACTCGCCGGATACTTCACCCCGTACCCCCTCGCCGGAACGGCCCTGCTGCTCGCCGCCGCGTTCATATCCGGTTACGGAGTCCTGAAGGCCGGGTTCCTCGCCCTCATCCGGCTCCGGTTCAGCATCGCCGTGCTCATATCCATCGCGGCGGCGGGCGCGTTCCTGACCGGGAACCCCGCAGAGGGGGCTACCGTGCTCTACCTCTACGCCATCGCCGAGTTCCTGGAGGAGTACGCCGCCGGGAGGGCGGAGCGCTCCATAGCGTCGCTTCTCGATATCGCGCCGCAGACGGCCCGGGTCCGGCGGGACGGCGGGGAGGTGACCGTCCCGGTCGAAGACGTCGGCGTCGGGGAGACCGTGATCGCGAGACCGGGCGACACCGTCCCGCTCGACGGCATCGTCACTGCCGGCGCATCTTCGGTCGATCAGGCGGCGATCACGGGAGAGAGTGTCCCGGTGGCAAAGGGTGTCGGGGACGGCGTCTACGCCGGGACCCGGAACATGGAGGGCTACCTCGAGGTCCGGGTGACGAAGCCCGAAGAGGAGAGCACCATAGCCCGGGTGGTGGCGCTGGTCGCGGAGGCCCAGGCCCACACTTCCCCCACCGAGGCGTTCATCGAGCGGTTCTCGCGCTACTACACGCCGGCGGTCATCCTCGTCGCCGCCCTCCTCATCGTGGTCCCGCCGCTCGCCTTCGGCGTCCCGTTCCTCGAGGCGTTCTACCGGGCGCTGATCCTGCTCGTCATCGCCTGCCCCTGTGCGCTCGCCATCTCCACCCCGGTCTCGATGGTCTCGGGTATCACGACCGCGGCGCATAACGGCGTGCTCATCAAGGGCCGGGACTCCCTTGAGGCCGTGGGGCTTGCCCGGGTCGTCGTCTTCGACAAGACCGGGACGCTCACGGCCGGAAGGCTCGAGGTGGATGACGTGATCTCCTTCGGGGTGCCGGAGGCGGAGGTGCTGGCCGTCGCCGCATCGCTCGATTCCCGTTCCGGCCACCCGATCGCGGAGGCGATCCGGCTGCGGGCGGAGGCGGAGGGGACCGTCCTCCAGGATGTGGAGGAGTTCGCCTCGATCACCGGCAGGGGTGTCCGGGGGAAGATCGACGGTGCGACCTATCTCCTCGGGAACGC
This portion of the Methanoculleus oceani genome encodes:
- a CDS encoding heavy metal translocating P-type ATPase, which translates into the protein MTEHEECPSCPRCRAGICEIHRPVVGRREVAVFLVAGVLLLAGVLAGYFTPYPLAGTALLLAAAFISGYGVLKAGFLALIRLRFSIAVLISIAAAGAFLTGNPAEGATVLYLYAIAEFLEEYAAGRAERSIASLLDIAPQTARVRRDGGEVTVPVEDVGVGETVIARPGDTVPLDGIVTAGASSVDQAAITGESVPVAKGVGDGVYAGTRNMEGYLEVRVTKPEEESTIARVVALVAEAQAHTSPTEAFIERFSRYYTPAVILVAALLIVVPPLAFGVPFLEAFYRALILLVIACPCALAISTPVSMVSGITTAAHNGVLIKGRDSLEAVGLARVVVFDKTGTLTAGRLEVDDVISFGVPEAEVLAVAASLDSRSGHPIAEAIRLRAEAEGTVLQDVEEFASITGRGVRGKIDGATYLLGNAALFPELPGGAWWVEYDRLLREGKTVVLAGTDSAVIGLVALSDVIRGDVPETVADLRSRGIRTVMLTGDNERVGEAVARRIGIDECHAGLLPEEKVAMVERLMDRYGLVVMVGDGVNDAPALARANVGVAMGAIGSDVAIEAADIVVMEDDISRVAYLVALSEKTVSVVRQNVVAAIIVKLGIAGLAVLGLVSLWMAVAFGDMGLSLAVIANALRIGRPDAGS